One uncultured Hyphomonas sp. genomic region harbors:
- a CDS encoding efflux RND transporter periplasmic adaptor subunit yields MNRSTIIAATILVVIVAYFGLRSVMRGSISSHKEEAVAESVDEVPSAVIDILNAEPHLMRITAKGRTEPDKSVTVKAGTTGTVVSTPAREGSFVKAGTLLCGLDVEARSARVKEAEAQRASAEVSYEAAASLAEKGLGPVNQATAAKAQLDAAEAAVNAAKVELGKTQIRAPFDGVFETRLAEAGDFLSPGQACGVLVDMDPVIVSVQVSEAEAGKLKTGMTGETLLADGRRFPATLRYVARTASDTTRTFLVEATLDTGDEIVAAGVTSQLVLPVGDVQATKISAGLLTLSDAGQLGVRYVDDTDTVRFAPVAVIDETPNGAWVTGLPDRTRIISLGQDYLSEGASVKPVPAGGAQP; encoded by the coding sequence GTGAACCGTTCGACTATCATCGCCGCAACGATCCTCGTTGTCATCGTCGCCTATTTCGGGCTGCGCAGCGTGATGCGTGGCAGCATCTCCTCTCACAAGGAAGAAGCTGTAGCCGAAAGCGTCGACGAAGTGCCATCCGCCGTCATCGATATACTCAACGCCGAACCGCACCTGATGCGGATCACCGCCAAGGGCCGGACCGAACCGGACAAGAGCGTCACGGTCAAAGCCGGCACGACCGGCACGGTCGTGTCGACGCCGGCGCGGGAAGGCAGCTTCGTCAAGGCCGGCACCCTGCTTTGCGGCCTCGATGTGGAGGCGCGTTCGGCCCGTGTTAAAGAGGCTGAAGCTCAGCGCGCCTCAGCAGAAGTCAGCTACGAAGCCGCCGCCAGCCTTGCCGAAAAGGGTCTCGGCCCGGTCAATCAGGCAACCGCTGCGAAAGCCCAGCTCGATGCCGCCGAAGCCGCTGTGAACGCGGCAAAGGTGGAACTGGGCAAGACCCAGATCCGCGCACCGTTCGATGGCGTTTTCGAAACCCGCCTCGCTGAAGCCGGTGACTTCCTCTCGCCCGGCCAGGCCTGCGGCGTGCTGGTGGACATGGATCCGGTCATCGTCTCGGTACAGGTTTCCGAAGCCGAAGCCGGCAAACTGAAAACCGGCATGACCGGCGAGACCCTGCTGGCCGACGGCCGCCGGTTCCCCGCAACGTTGCGCTATGTCGCGCGGACCGCCTCCGACACGACGCGGACCTTCCTCGTCGAAGCGACGCTCGATACGGGCGATGAGATCGTGGCGGCCGGTGTGACCTCCCAGCTGGTCCTTCCGGTCGGCGATGTTCAGGCCACGAAGATTTCCGCTGGCCTCTTGACCCTGTCCGATGCCGGGCAGCTGGGTGTGCGCTATGTCGATGACACCGACACGGTCCGCTTTGCACCTGTCGCCGTGATCGATGAGACGCCGAACGGCGCCTGGGTCACCGGCCTGCCGGACCGGACCCGTATTATCTCGCTCGGACAGGACTATCTGTCCGAGGGCGCAAGTGTGAAACCGGTACCAGCCGGCGGGGCCCAGCCATGA
- a CDS encoding zinc transporter ZntB, whose protein sequence is MEPGNNEPMIFGFGFDEAGHHTPLTWDDVLEGGHAKYKRVWLHLDRHSAQAQGWLFRKSGLDRVTVQALLQEETRPRAARHGHGYLINLRGPNLNEGADVEDLVTLRMWAAEDVLITLRARPVRSASDVRKLVEAGEIDTSTGALVAGIADRLTDRMETVLDDFDDEADRYEDELLDPKAHIDRSVLPEFRRRVLQVRRHIMPQREALSTLVRDGAQSGLFSEQDLLFLRESADRITRLTELVENIRERSTVLYEEAIQNSTEETNQRLFVLAILSAVFLPISFVTGLFGVNLGGIPGSGSPVAFITLVAALAVSVIATLILLRWQRWI, encoded by the coding sequence GTGGAGCCCGGCAACAATGAACCGATGATTTTCGGCTTCGGTTTTGACGAGGCCGGGCACCACACGCCTTTGACCTGGGATGACGTTCTGGAAGGCGGGCACGCGAAGTACAAACGTGTCTGGCTTCACCTCGACCGTCACTCCGCCCAGGCGCAGGGCTGGCTCTTCCGCAAGAGCGGCCTGGACCGCGTGACCGTGCAGGCGCTGCTGCAGGAAGAGACACGCCCGCGCGCCGCACGTCACGGGCACGGCTACCTCATCAATTTGCGCGGCCCCAACCTCAATGAGGGAGCGGATGTCGAAGACCTCGTCACCCTGCGCATGTGGGCCGCTGAGGATGTTCTGATCACCCTGCGCGCCCGGCCGGTGCGCTCGGCCTCCGACGTCCGCAAACTGGTAGAGGCAGGAGAGATCGACACCTCCACCGGGGCGCTGGTCGCCGGCATTGCCGACCGGCTGACAGACCGTATGGAAACCGTGCTGGACGATTTCGACGACGAAGCCGACCGGTATGAAGACGAATTGCTGGACCCGAAAGCACATATCGACCGGTCCGTGCTGCCGGAATTCCGGCGGCGGGTCCTGCAGGTGCGCCGGCATATCATGCCGCAGCGCGAAGCGTTGAGCACGCTGGTGCGGGATGGTGCACAGTCCGGCCTGTTCAGTGAACAGGACCTGCTCTTCCTGCGCGAATCCGCTGACCGGATCACGCGGCTCACAGAACTGGTTGAAAACATCCGGGAACGATCCACTGTCCTGTATGAGGAAGCGATCCAGAACAGTACGGAAGAAACCAATCAACGCTTGTTTGTGCTGGCGATCCTGTCGGCCGTCTTCCTCCCGATCAGTTTTGTGACCGGGCTTTTTGGCGTCAATCTGGGCGGAATTCCAGGATCCGGCAGTCCCGTTGCCTTCATTACACTGGTCGCTGCCCTGGCCGTATCCGTCATCGCGACGCTGATCCTATTGCGTTGGCAACGCTGGATTTAA
- a CDS encoding amidase family protein: protein MARITRRGVLLGGAAMGALAACGQTGTQTAPEAAVGTTATPAAAPVAPTSSVPAGWIDGTEMAARIASGETTSLAEVNAAIARTNAVNGKLNAVASEIFDIARAEAGSTPAGPFQGVPTFIKDLHNWNGAQTWYGSRAFKGYNPGKDDPLPAKWRAEGVVVLGKSTSPEMGLMASTEALVTGETCNPWDTTRIVGGSSGGAAALVAARVVPFAHASDGGGSIRIPASTCGVFGLKPSRGQLPAHGPEAPPVDISVQHAVTISVRDSINLFRDTQLDDGTYPPLAPDLKPIGRRLKIGFTTDAPAGTPVAPETKAALENVAKLCGDLGHEVVAWKPPFSGTEFIDHFLLYWAAGAAEFAQQASDFSGKPVGPDIVEPWTLGLTNMFLSRRDEMDETVAWLKNFESVYDSGFSDIDVLLTPTTGSPAVKLGEQAPTVDYEILYDRIITFAAFTAPMNVSGAASMSVPLAWTDGGLPVGAMFSGKRGDDQLLFELALELEQARPWAGKVPPVSAF, encoded by the coding sequence ATGGCACGAATTACGAGACGGGGCGTCTTGCTGGGTGGCGCGGCAATGGGGGCTCTGGCGGCCTGCGGCCAGACCGGAACCCAGACGGCACCGGAAGCCGCTGTTGGCACCACAGCAACACCGGCCGCAGCGCCTGTCGCGCCGACTTCCTCCGTCCCGGCCGGCTGGATCGACGGCACCGAAATGGCCGCGCGGATCGCAAGCGGCGAAACGACCTCGCTCGCTGAAGTCAACGCCGCGATCGCGCGTACCAATGCCGTGAATGGCAAGCTGAACGCCGTTGCCTCGGAAATCTTCGATATTGCCCGCGCAGAAGCCGGCAGCACACCTGCTGGCCCCTTCCAGGGCGTCCCGACCTTCATCAAGGACCTGCACAACTGGAACGGCGCGCAAACCTGGTATGGCAGCCGGGCCTTCAAGGGCTACAACCCCGGCAAGGACGACCCCTTGCCCGCCAAATGGCGCGCCGAAGGCGTGGTCGTTCTGGGCAAGTCCACTTCTCCGGAAATGGGCCTGATGGCGTCCACCGAGGCGCTGGTGACAGGCGAGACCTGCAACCCATGGGACACGACCCGCATCGTCGGCGGCTCGTCCGGCGGCGCAGCAGCGCTCGTGGCCGCGCGCGTCGTGCCGTTCGCCCATGCCAGCGATGGCGGCGGTTCGATCCGCATCCCGGCCAGCACCTGCGGTGTGTTCGGCCTGAAGCCGTCCCGCGGCCAGCTCCCGGCGCATGGCCCGGAAGCTCCGCCGGTGGACATTTCCGTTCAGCATGCCGTCACCATTTCCGTGCGCGACTCGATCAATCTGTTCCGCGACACGCAGCTCGATGACGGCACCTATCCCCCGCTGGCACCGGACCTGAAGCCGATTGGCCGACGCCTGAAGATCGGTTTCACAACCGATGCGCCTGCCGGCACGCCGGTCGCGCCGGAAACCAAAGCGGCGCTGGAAAACGTGGCAAAGCTCTGCGGCGATCTCGGCCATGAAGTCGTCGCCTGGAAGCCGCCCTTCTCCGGCACCGAATTCATCGACCACTTCCTGCTCTACTGGGCGGCCGGCGCCGCAGAATTCGCCCAGCAGGCGAGCGACTTTTCCGGCAAGCCGGTCGGCCCGGACATTGTCGAGCCCTGGACGCTGGGCCTGACCAACATGTTCCTCTCCCGCAGGGACGAGATGGACGAGACCGTCGCCTGGCTGAAGAATTTCGAGTCCGTGTACGATAGCGGTTTCTCCGACATCGATGTCCTGCTGACCCCGACGACCGGCAGCCCTGCCGTCAAACTCGGCGAGCAAGCCCCGACGGTCGACTATGAAATCCTGTACGACCGTATCATCACCTTCGCGGCCTTTACGGCCCCGATGAACGTGTCCGGTGCCGCCTCGATGAGCGTGCCGCTCGCATGGACCGATGGCGGCCTTCCGGTCGGCGCCATGTTCTCCGGCAAGCGCGGCGACGACCAGTTGCTGTTCGAACTGGCACTGGAACTGGAGCAAGCCCGCCCGTGGGCCGGCAAAGTTCCTCCGGTCTCAGCCTTCTAA
- a CDS encoding aminoglycoside phosphotransferase family protein has protein sequence MTTGTPPAEVDITEALVRKLLQAQHPDLAGLPLEIAGEGWDNVMMRLGDELVLRLPRRNVADQLLRNEQRWLPELAPHLPLPVPVPLRTGVPGEGYPYVWSVLRWIEGETADLAPPDASEAPVLAGFLKALHQTAPDEAPSSEVRGCPLGNKIEDIARRMAVLAEETDAITPAIRQAWRAGLAAPIDLPRLWVAGDVHARNILVRNGKFAAFIDWGDICAGDPASDLASIWGLFESADARRAAIDAYGMSDATLARARGWAVMYGVLLLETGRRDHPAHAKMGAGTLRRLTEDLT, from the coding sequence ATGACCACAGGAACACCGCCCGCCGAAGTCGACATCACCGAAGCCCTGGTCCGCAAGCTGCTGCAGGCGCAACACCCCGACCTCGCCGGCCTGCCCCTCGAAATTGCCGGGGAGGGGTGGGACAATGTGATGATGCGCCTCGGCGACGAACTTGTCCTGCGCCTGCCGCGCCGGAATGTGGCGGACCAGCTGCTGCGCAATGAGCAACGCTGGCTGCCGGAACTTGCCCCGCATTTGCCGCTGCCTGTACCTGTGCCGCTGCGTACCGGCGTTCCGGGAGAGGGCTATCCCTATGTCTGGAGCGTGTTGCGCTGGATCGAGGGAGAGACGGCAGACCTTGCCCCGCCGGATGCGTCAGAGGCGCCTGTGCTGGCGGGCTTCCTGAAAGCCTTGCACCAGACCGCTCCGGACGAGGCCCCGTCCAGCGAGGTGCGCGGCTGCCCGCTGGGTAACAAGATTGAGGACATAGCGCGGCGCATGGCAGTGCTGGCCGAGGAGACGGACGCGATTACACCGGCGATCCGGCAGGCATGGCGCGCGGGGCTTGCCGCGCCGATTGACCTGCCACGCCTGTGGGTGGCAGGTGACGTGCACGCCCGAAACATCCTTGTACGGAATGGAAAGTTCGCCGCGTTCATCGATTGGGGCGATATCTGCGCAGGCGATCCGGCGAGTGACCTCGCTTCGATCTGGGGCCTGTTCGAATCTGCCGATGCCCGGCGCGCGGCAATCGACGCTTACGGCATGAGCGATGCGACACTCGCCCGTGCGCGTGGCTGGGCCGTCATGTATGGGGTCCTCCTGCTGGAGACGGGGCGGCGCGATCATCCTGCCCACGCGAAGATGGGCGCCGGCACGCTCCGCAGATTGACCGAAGACCTGACCTGA
- a CDS encoding TlyA family RNA methyltransferase: MKDRADRLLVTLGLFESRASARAAIEAGLVRADGVQVTKPAQDISADAVIEADPAHPYVSRGGLKLAHGLEAFGIDPAGRTCLDIGASTGGFTEVLLLNGARHVTAVDVGRGQLHPRIAGDPRVTNLEATDARSLTSDRLPEAPTLLVCDASFISLEKLLEVPLSLAAPGADFVGLFKPQFQVGRDHVGKGGIVTDLAAADAAAERFSDWMKEKGWPIHAWTASPISGGDGNAERLFHAVKA; the protein is encoded by the coding sequence ATGAAAGATCGTGCAGACCGTCTGCTTGTGACGCTGGGCCTCTTCGAGAGCCGCGCCAGTGCCCGCGCAGCGATCGAGGCGGGGCTGGTGCGCGCCGATGGCGTGCAGGTGACCAAGCCTGCGCAGGACATTTCCGCTGATGCCGTGATCGAGGCCGATCCGGCGCATCCTTACGTTTCGCGTGGCGGGCTGAAACTGGCGCACGGGCTGGAGGCCTTCGGGATCGACCCGGCAGGGCGGACGTGCCTGGACATCGGCGCTTCGACCGGCGGCTTTACCGAAGTCCTGCTGCTGAATGGCGCCCGGCATGTCACTGCGGTGGATGTCGGGCGTGGCCAGCTGCATCCGCGGATTGCCGGAGACCCGCGCGTTACCAATCTTGAAGCCACCGATGCACGCAGCCTGACCTCAGACAGGCTGCCGGAGGCGCCCACGCTTCTGGTCTGCGATGCGAGTTTCATCTCGCTGGAAAAACTGCTGGAGGTGCCGCTGTCGCTCGCCGCGCCGGGGGCGGACTTTGTTGGCCTGTTCAAGCCGCAATTCCAGGTTGGCCGCGATCATGTCGGCAAGGGCGGCATCGTCACCGACCTTGCCGCCGCCGATGCCGCGGCCGAACGCTTCAGTGACTGGATGAAAGAAAAAGGCTGGCCCATCCATGCCTGGACGGCCAGCCCGATTTCCGGCGGCGACGGCAATGCCGAACGCCTGTTCCATGCGGTGAAGGCCTAG
- a CDS encoding glycine zipper 2TM domain-containing protein: MVKSLLIGGIALSAISAAPLAASAQTYGYNAPYNSACERQNQDNKTAGTVIGAIVGAAAGGAIGNNVGDNDSRWHYNSYGRHGRWGRHGRHGYWDKGNNDGEVVAGALLGAIVGGMAGNAMASNSATPCQTATPYGGSFRADYGAYPYLAQEYSGGSIPQTTQGLYGGPQDLRTHPGRTASPAPVSYPSYPSYPETPAPRASAPAPQPQGPQPEECRTVWREVTLPDGQVVRDPATACREGYNGEWEIVGENDDELYGGY; encoded by the coding sequence ATGGTGAAGTCTCTTCTGATCGGCGGAATCGCCCTTTCGGCCATCAGCGCTGCGCCCCTGGCGGCGTCGGCGCAGACCTATGGCTACAACGCGCCCTACAATTCCGCGTGCGAGCGCCAGAACCAGGACAACAAGACGGCTGGAACCGTGATCGGCGCCATTGTCGGCGCCGCGGCCGGCGGGGCCATCGGCAACAATGTCGGCGATAATGACAGCCGCTGGCACTATAACAGCTATGGCCGGCATGGCCGCTGGGGCCGTCATGGCCGCCACGGCTACTGGGACAAAGGCAATAATGACGGCGAAGTCGTCGCCGGTGCCCTGCTCGGCGCAATTGTCGGCGGCATGGCCGGCAATGCGATGGCGTCCAACAGCGCCACGCCCTGCCAGACCGCAACGCCCTATGGCGGCTCGTTCCGCGCGGACTATGGCGCTTACCCCTATCTCGCACAGGAATATTCCGGCGGCTCGATCCCGCAGACCACGCAGGGCCTCTATGGCGGCCCGCAGGATCTGCGCACCCATCCGGGCAGAACGGCCTCACCTGCCCCGGTGAGTTACCCGTCCTATCCGAGCTATCCGGAAACCCCGGCCCCGCGTGCCTCTGCGCCCGCCCCGCAGCCGCAAGGCCCTCAGCCGGAGGAGTGCCGCACTGTCTGGCGTGAAGTCACCCTTCCGGACGGACAAGTGGTCCGCGATCCCGCCACGGCCTGCCGCGAAGGCTATAATGGCGAATGGGAGATCGTCGGCGAGAACGACGACGAGCTTTACGGCGGCTACTAG
- a CDS encoding class I SAM-dependent methyltransferase, with protein MQWPHIQNMGLFDRAALAAGRARYAAAQGMRSAWYAAQMRAAKSRTTGFYRPDDPDFTPTRGKPDMAQLRKAYFDLFLKDRRNVEQGLYPAPRDVSIAHLPNALKSARAFQADVEAVERRRQARDATEVQAELPEGSNRYPEYYRQNFHYQSGGWFSDESAELYDTQVEALFTGTADAMRRAALAEIARELKGRDQRGVSLLDVACGNGRFLKTVMTVWPRLQAAGLDLSPNYTDAAGKRLAPWPQVEVFHEAAEAMPLPDASRDIVVSIFLFHELPPEVRAPVLAEVFRVLKPGGLFVLADSVQFGDYEGIDGVLEYFPHGFHEPYYNSYLAWDVDSAAIGQGFVKERETLAFLTKVTTWRRPL; from the coding sequence GTGCAGTGGCCACATATTCAGAATATGGGATTGTTCGACCGTGCCGCCCTTGCAGCAGGACGCGCCCGTTACGCGGCGGCGCAGGGCATGCGCTCGGCCTGGTATGCCGCGCAGATGCGGGCGGCCAAATCGCGTACGACCGGCTTTTACCGGCCGGACGATCCGGATTTCACCCCCACACGCGGCAAGCCGGACATGGCGCAGCTCCGCAAGGCCTATTTCGACCTGTTCCTGAAAGACCGGCGCAATGTGGAGCAGGGGCTCTATCCGGCGCCGCGCGATGTAAGCATCGCTCACCTTCCCAACGCCCTGAAGTCCGCCCGCGCGTTTCAGGCCGATGTCGAGGCGGTCGAGCGGCGGCGTCAGGCCCGCGATGCCACTGAAGTTCAGGCAGAGCTGCCGGAAGGCTCCAACCGCTATCCGGAATATTACCGCCAGAATTTCCACTACCAGTCCGGCGGATGGTTCAGCGATGAGAGCGCCGAGCTCTACGACACGCAGGTGGAGGCCCTGTTCACCGGCACGGCGGACGCGATGCGCCGCGCCGCACTGGCGGAGATCGCACGGGAGCTGAAAGGCCGGGACCAGCGCGGCGTATCCCTGCTGGATGTGGCCTGCGGCAATGGGCGGTTCCTGAAGACGGTGATGACTGTCTGGCCGCGCCTGCAGGCCGCCGGGCTTGATCTGTCCCCGAACTATACAGATGCGGCGGGCAAGCGCCTTGCGCCCTGGCCGCAGGTAGAGGTGTTCCATGAGGCGGCGGAGGCGATGCCGCTGCCGGATGCGTCCCGCGACATTGTGGTCTCCATCTTCCTCTTCCATGAATTGCCGCCGGAGGTGCGCGCGCCTGTGCTGGCGGAAGTGTTCCGCGTACTGAAGCCGGGCGGCCTGTTCGTTCTGGCTGACAGCGTTCAGTTTGGAGACTATGAGGGCATTGACGGCGTGCTGGAATATTTCCCGCACGGTTTCCATGAGCCCTATTACAATTCCTACCTTGCCTGGGATGTGGATTCGGCGGCCATCGGGCAGGGCTTTGTCAAAGAGCGTGAAACCCTGGCTTTCCTGACGAAAGTCACGACCTGGCGGCGGCCGCTGTAA
- a CDS encoding porin family protein has protein sequence MKLALASLAALAVATPAFAQGDIELGAAYSHFDADSANLDALTARGTYFFTPHVGVEGEASIGIGDDDVGAANVELDNSLAAFGVVQMPVAERVDLFARAGYATSEYNVDVPGAGGASGDDDGFAYGVGGKVFLNEKFGLRADVTRYEGDDTDADVISVGGVMKF, from the coding sequence ATGAAACTTGCACTCGCTTCGCTCGCCGCTCTCGCTGTCGCGACCCCGGCCTTCGCTCAAGGTGACATTGAACTCGGCGCGGCTTATTCACACTTCGACGCTGACAGCGCCAATCTCGACGCCCTGACCGCACGCGGCACCTATTTCTTCACCCCGCATGTCGGTGTGGAAGGTGAAGCCTCGATCGGTATCGGCGATGACGATGTCGGCGCGGCCAATGTCGAACTCGACAATTCCCTGGCTGCTTTCGGTGTGGTCCAGATGCCGGTTGCCGAACGCGTCGATCTGTTCGCCCGCGCCGGTTACGCCACCAGTGAGTACAATGTCGACGTTCCGGGTGCGGGCGGCGCATCGGGTGACGATGACGGCTTCGCCTATGGCGTTGGCGGCAAGGTCTTCCTGAACGAGAAGTTCGGCCTGCGCGCCGATGTCACCCGCTATGAAGGCGACGACACCGATGCCGACGTGATCTCGGTCGGCGGCGTCATGAAATTCTAA
- the aroC gene encoding chorismate synthase gives MSHNTFGHLFRVTTWGESHGPALGCVVDGCPPGLPLDEAFIQQFLDKRRPGTSRFVTQRQEPDAVKILSGVFEDDRTGGPVTTGTPISLMIENTDQRSKDYGEIRDRYRPGHADYPYDAKYGVRDYRGGGRSSARETAARVAAGAVARRALGDGIVIRGAVVQIGPHAINRENWNWDIVGDNPFWCPDTDMVPKWEDFLDATRKAGSSTGAIVEVQASGVPAGWGAPIYGKLDGELAGAMMSINAVKGVEVGAGFGAASLSGEENADQMRAGNDGPLFLSNNNGGVAGGISTGQDLIVRIAIKPTSSILNEVQSVTRDGENVDVRTKGRHDPCVGIRAVPVAEAMMACVLADQKLRHRGQTGN, from the coding sequence ATGTCTCACAACACGTTCGGCCACCTCTTCCGCGTGACGACCTGGGGCGAAAGCCACGGGCCGGCCCTCGGATGCGTGGTCGATGGCTGCCCGCCCGGCCTGCCGCTGGATGAAGCCTTCATCCAGCAATTCCTGGACAAACGCCGCCCCGGCACTTCTCGCTTCGTCACGCAGCGCCAGGAGCCGGACGCGGTGAAAATCCTATCCGGCGTCTTCGAGGATGACCGGACAGGTGGCCCCGTCACCACCGGCACGCCCATCTCGCTGATGATCGAGAACACCGACCAGCGCTCAAAAGACTATGGCGAGATCCGCGACCGCTACCGGCCCGGCCATGCCGACTATCCCTATGACGCCAAATATGGCGTGCGGGACTATCGCGGCGGCGGACGTTCCTCTGCCCGAGAAACAGCTGCCCGCGTCGCTGCCGGGGCTGTCGCCCGGCGTGCCCTTGGTGACGGCATCGTGATCCGCGGCGCGGTGGTCCAGATCGGCCCGCATGCCATCAACCGAGAAAACTGGAACTGGGACATCGTCGGGGACAACCCGTTCTGGTGCCCGGACACCGATATGGTGCCCAAATGGGAAGACTTCCTGGACGCCACCCGAAAGGCGGGCAGCTCCACCGGCGCCATCGTGGAGGTGCAGGCCAGCGGCGTACCCGCCGGCTGGGGCGCGCCCATCTATGGCAAGCTGGACGGCGAACTCGCCGGCGCGATGATGAGCATCAATGCGGTCAAAGGCGTTGAGGTCGGCGCAGGCTTTGGCGCCGCCAGCCTCTCCGGCGAAGAAAACGCTGACCAGATGCGCGCGGGCAATGACGGCCCCCTCTTCCTGTCGAACAATAATGGCGGCGTCGCGGGCGGTATCTCCACCGGGCAGGACCTGATCGTGCGGATCGCCATCAAACCGACCTCCTCCATCCTGAACGAGGTCCAGTCCGTCACCCGTGACGGCGAGAATGTGGACGTGCGCACCAAAGGCCGCCACGACCCCTGCGTCGGCATCCGCGCCGTGCCCGTGGCCGAGGCGATGATGGCCTGCGTGCTGGCCGACCAGAAACTGCGCCACCGCGGCCAGACCGGAAACTGA
- a CDS encoding malate dehydrogenase: MKQPVKVAVTGAAGQIGYALLFRIAAGDMLGPDQPVDLHLLEITPALGALNGVVMELNDCAFPLLNNIVATDDPNVAFKDADFCLLVGAMPRKEGMERKDLLSANGGIFGPQGKAINDHASRDVKVLVVGNPANTNALIAQQNAPDLDPKCFTAMVRLDHNRAMSQLAEKTGTHNTDIKNIVIWGNHSATQYPDIHHATVKGEAAKPMVDDAWYTGTFIPDVQQRGAAIIKARGASSAASAASAAIDHMRSWALGTPEGEWVSMGIPSDGSYGIEPGVIYGYPCTCKDGKYEIVQGLDINEFSRAKMDATDAELREERAAVEHLFS, from the coding sequence GTGAAACAGCCTGTCAAAGTTGCCGTCACCGGTGCCGCTGGCCAGATCGGTTACGCCCTCCTCTTCCGTATCGCTGCCGGCGACATGCTCGGACCGGACCAGCCGGTCGATCTTCACCTGCTGGAAATCACCCCGGCGCTCGGCGCCCTGAACGGCGTCGTGATGGAACTCAACGACTGCGCCTTCCCGCTGCTGAACAACATCGTCGCCACCGACGATCCGAATGTGGCTTTCAAGGACGCGGACTTCTGCCTCCTCGTCGGCGCCATGCCGCGCAAAGAGGGCATGGAGCGCAAGGACCTGCTGTCCGCCAACGGCGGCATCTTCGGCCCGCAGGGCAAGGCGATCAACGATCACGCCTCCCGCGATGTCAAAGTGCTCGTCGTCGGCAACCCGGCCAACACCAACGCCCTCATCGCCCAGCAGAACGCCCCGGACCTCGATCCGAAATGCTTCACCGCCATGGTCCGCCTCGACCATAACCGCGCGATGAGCCAGCTGGCCGAGAAGACCGGCACGCACAACACCGACATCAAGAACATCGTGATCTGGGGCAACCACTCGGCCACCCAGTATCCGGACATCCACCACGCCACCGTCAAAGGCGAAGCCGCCAAGCCGATGGTCGACGATGCCTGGTACACCGGCACCTTCATCCCGGACGTGCAGCAGCGCGGCGCGGCCATCATCAAGGCCCGCGGTGCTTCCTCTGCCGCTTCGGCTGCCTCGGCCGCCATCGACCACATGCGCAGCTGGGCCCTCGGCACGCCGGAAGGCGAATGGGTGTCCATGGGCATCCCGTCGGACGGCTCCTACGGCATCGAACCGGGCGTGATCTACGGCTATCCGTGCACCTGCAAGGACGGCAAGTACGAGATCGTGCAGGGCCTCGACATCAACGAGTTCTCGCGCGCCAAGATGGATGCCACCGACGCCGAACTGCGTGAAGAACGCGCCGCCGTCGAGCACCTGTTCAGCTAA
- a CDS encoding nuclear transport factor 2 family protein — protein sequence MQKLILAAMLAVLSPVTALAQPVINAPFGEPVDEAMVEIDPRSVVEQYTGAFNARDVDRMESLMHPGIQIMEVSATGTDMVSEGYWAIVSHWLEHIEDVDTPVLELTGWSQLDDYVTAIETSRRTGPDGTPDVQQRLTVYQVTGEGAIRRIWYYPPVEAE from the coding sequence ATGCAGAAACTGATCCTTGCCGCCATGCTGGCCGTCCTGTCACCCGTCACGGCGTTGGCCCAGCCGGTCATAAATGCCCCTTTTGGCGAGCCTGTGGACGAGGCGATGGTCGAGATCGACCCGCGTTCGGTGGTTGAGCAATATACCGGCGCCTTCAATGCGCGCGACGTCGACCGGATGGAAAGCCTCATGCATCCGGGCATCCAGATCATGGAAGTGTCCGCCACCGGCACGGATATGGTCTCCGAAGGCTATTGGGCCATCGTCTCCCACTGGCTGGAGCATATCGAAGATGTGGACACGCCTGTGCTGGAACTGACCGGATGGAGCCAGCTGGACGACTATGTCACCGCCATCGAAACCAGCCGCCGCACCGGGCCGGACGGCACGCCCGACGTGCAGCAGCGCCTGACCGTCTATCAGGTCACCGGTGAGGGGGCGATCCGCCGGATCTGGTATTATCCGCCGGTCGAGGCCGAATAA